In Deltaproteobacteria bacterium, the DNA window CGATGATAAGCTCTCTATATTTTATTAGCCCCTAAAATACTCTAATTTGGTCTCCAAATCAAGAAATCAATTAAGCCTTCCCATAATCTTTCCTGGCCGGCTTCTCCCATCCATGCTCACCGACCAGCGCCACGAAGCTGCATTCCCGCAGGTCCTCTTCGGAAAATCCCCTTTTCTTCCGGCGCACTCTCAAAAGCCTTTGAGAGTTTTTATCCCCAACCGGGATGACCAGAACCCCCCCGATTTTGACCTGTTCCATCAAAGGCGATGGCAGGGAAGGCGCCCCGGCTGTAACCAGAATGGCATCGAATGGCCCTTCCTCCTTCCAGCCATAGGAGCCGTCAAAGAGCCGGGTCATTACGTTCCGGCATTGGAGTTGATCGAAATTTTTCCTGGCCCTCTCCAGCAGGGAACGGATCCGTTCCACGGAATAGATCCGGTCGGCAAGCTTGGCCAGAATAGCAGTCTGATATCCTGACCCGGTCCCGATTTCTAAAACCCGTTCGTCGCCGCGCAGCCCCAGGGCTTCACTCATAAAGGCTACCATGAAA includes these proteins:
- a CDS encoding protein-L-isoaspartate(D-aspartate) O-methyltransferase, with protein sequence MVKEQIIGRGIREPRVIAAMEQVPRHLFVPETLQGQAYGDSALPIGEGQTISQPFMVAFMSEALGLRGDERVLEIGTGSGYQTAILAKLADRIYSVERIRSLLERARKNFDQLQCRNVMTRLFDGSYGWKEEGPFDAILVTAGAPSLPSPLMEQVKIGGVLVIPVGDKNSQRLLRVRRKKRGFSEEDLRECSFVALVGEHGWEKPARKDYGKA